Below is a genomic region from Dehalogenimonas sp. THU2.
GGCTATCATGAGATCAAGAGCGTGGTGCAGGCTATCGACCTGGCCGATGAATTGGAATTCGAACTCGCCGGCGACTTGGATATCACCGCCGACCTGCCCGGCTGGGAAGCCAAAAAAAGCTTGGTTTCCAGGGCGGCCCAATTGCTAAAACCTTACTGCCGAGGCGTTTGCGGCGCCAGTATCCGGGTAAAGAAACGCATACCCCTGATATCAGGCCTGGGCGGCGATTCATCTGACGGGGCGGCGGCGCTTAAAGGTCTCAACCGGTTATGGGGGCTGGGGCTGGGCGAGGGATCGCTGATGGAAATGAGCGCCGCGCTCGGTTCCGACGTGCCCTTCTTCTTCTGCGGGGGCACGGCGCTCATCGAGGGGCGGGGGGAACTGGTTTCCCCTCTGGGGGCACTCCCGCAGACATGGGTGGTGCTGCTGATTCCGCCTGTGACGGCGGAGAGCGGCAAGACGGCCCGACTCTATGGCAGTCTCAAACCTAACGACTTCAGCGACGGGTCGAGGACGGAGGAA
It encodes:
- the ispE gene encoding 4-(cytidine 5'-diphospho)-2-C-methyl-D-erythritol kinase — its product is MFKLTAPAKINLALEVLGKRPDGYHEIKSVVQAIDLADELEFELAGDLDITADLPGWEAKKSLVSRAAQLLKPYCRGVCGASIRVKKRIPLISGLGGDSSDGAAALKGLNRLWGLGLGEGSLMEMSAALGSDVPFFFCGGTALIEGRGELVSPLGALPQTWVVLLIPPVTAESGKTARLYGSLKPNDFSDGSRTEELAETLIAGRPAEPSLLGNAFEQATGALWPKIEEYRWRFLMAGAPRVHLSGAGPALFSLHRDRAAAEKIYRKLKEDKLATYLARTIGYAG